In Geminocystis sp. NIES-3709, a single genomic region encodes these proteins:
- a CDS encoding N-acetylneuraminate synthase family protein, whose translation MIIDKNLSKYIVFAEDDIITALKKISDNKNRIIFSVTEAGVLEGILTDGDFRRWLVQQDTIDLNQPVSKISNKNYKYLDYTEDPTKIQSSFSDRVEFIPLLDKNRHLVAIARSKSDDIRLGDFIINSESPAFIIAEIGNNHNGSLDLAKQLIDQAIAAGADCAKFQMRDLKSLYRNSGNANDASEDLGSQYTLDLLSRFQLSSEELFKAFDYCYSKGILPLCTPWDLESLTLLENYGMKGYKVASADLTNHDLLTALAKTGKPLLCSTGMATEKEISESVKLLKELGAMYVLLHCNSTYPAPFKDVNLNYLERLKEIGDCPVGYSGHERGINVAIASIAKGAKVIEKHFTLDKTMEGNDHKVSLLPNEFHLMVEGIRQVEQSLGETGERKISQGELMNRETLAKSLVINCDLPSGEIITESMIEVKSPGQGLQPNRKKELIGKRAKRNLKAGDFFYSSDLEQETVQPKNYKFKRPWGLPVRYHDFKTLLDKTNPDLLEFHLSYKDLEQNISQFFDQPYDLDLVVHAPELFAGDHLLNLCSEDETYRQRSIVEMQRVIDITRQLKPYFKKSVRPCIVTNVGGFTLDAPLERSQKEKLYELLADSLSQLDATGVEIIPQTMPPFPWHFGGQRYHNLFVDPEDTAKFCSKYNYRVCFDISHSKLACNNNNWSFKEFVEQVGPFVAHLHIADSEGLDGEGLQIAEGEIDFPAFAEDLDKTAPHASLIPEIWQGHKNEGEGFWIALERLEKLL comes from the coding sequence ATGATTATAGACAAAAATTTATCCAAATATATAGTCTTTGCTGAAGATGACATTATTACAGCCTTAAAAAAAATCAGTGATAACAAAAATCGCATTATTTTTTCTGTAACTGAAGCAGGTGTTTTAGAAGGAATCCTTACAGATGGAGATTTTCGCCGTTGGTTGGTACAACAAGATACCATTGATTTAAACCAACCTGTGTCAAAAATTTCTAACAAAAATTATAAATATCTTGATTACACAGAAGATCCTACAAAAATTCAATCTAGTTTTTCCGATCGAGTCGAATTTATCCCTCTTTTAGATAAAAATCGTCATTTAGTTGCCATTGCGCGTAGTAAATCTGATGACATTCGCCTTGGAGACTTTATTATTAATTCGGAATCTCCAGCTTTCATTATTGCTGAAATTGGTAATAATCATAACGGTAGTTTGGACTTAGCAAAACAGTTAATAGATCAGGCGATCGCGGCTGGTGCCGATTGTGCCAAATTTCAAATGAGAGATCTCAAATCTCTTTACCGTAACTCAGGTAATGCCAATGATGCTAGTGAAGATTTAGGATCACAATATACCTTAGATTTACTCTCTCGTTTTCAACTTTCCTCTGAAGAATTGTTTAAGGCTTTTGACTATTGCTATTCTAAGGGAATCTTACCTTTATGTACTCCTTGGGATTTAGAAAGTCTCACTTTACTAGAAAACTATGGCATGAAGGGTTATAAAGTAGCATCAGCAGATTTAACTAATCATGATTTATTAACCGCTTTAGCGAAAACGGGTAAGCCTTTGCTATGTTCAACAGGAATGGCTACAGAAAAAGAAATTAGTGAGTCCGTTAAACTTCTGAAAGAATTAGGAGCAATGTATGTATTGCTTCATTGTAACTCTACTTATCCTGCTCCTTTTAAGGATGTTAACCTTAATTACCTAGAAAGATTAAAAGAGATTGGTGATTGTCCTGTGGGTTATTCTGGCCATGAACGGGGAATAAATGTAGCCATTGCCTCGATCGCAAAAGGGGCAAAAGTGATCGAAAAACACTTTACGTTAGACAAAACAATGGAGGGGAATGATCACAAAGTAAGTCTTTTACCCAATGAATTTCATTTAATGGTGGAGGGAATTCGTCAAGTAGAACAATCTTTAGGAGAAACAGGGGAACGTAAAATTAGCCAAGGAGAACTAATGAATAGGGAAACCTTAGCTAAAAGTTTAGTAATTAATTGTGATCTTCCATCGGGAGAAATAATTACAGAGTCTATGATTGAAGTTAAAAGTCCGGGTCAAGGATTACAACCTAATCGTAAAAAAGAACTAATTGGCAAACGAGCTAAAAGAAACTTGAAAGCTGGTGATTTCTTTTATTCCAGCGATTTGGAACAGGAAACAGTACAACCCAAAAATTATAAATTTAAACGTCCTTGGGGGTTGCCCGTTCGTTATCATGACTTTAAAACCCTTCTTGATAAAACTAACCCTGATTTATTGGAGTTTCATTTAAGCTACAAGGATTTAGAGCAAAATATTTCTCAGTTTTTTGATCAGCCTTACGATCTGGATTTAGTTGTTCATGCGCCAGAATTATTTGCAGGAGATCATTTACTCAACCTTTGTTCTGAAGATGAAACCTATCGTCAACGTTCGATCGTGGAAATGCAAAGAGTAATTGATATTACCAGACAACTAAAGCCTTATTTTAAAAAGTCTGTTCGTCCTTGTATCGTCACTAATGTGGGCGGTTTTACTTTGGATGCTCCTTTAGAACGATCGCAAAAGGAGAAACTTTATGAGTTATTAGCTGATAGTCTTTCCCAGCTAGATGCTACTGGTGTTGAAATCATACCTCAAACAATGCCTCCATTCCCTTGGCACTTTGGTGGTCAACGTTATCATAACCTTTTTGTCGATCCTGAAGATACAGCCAAATTTTGCAGTAAATATAATTATCGAGTCTGTTTTGATATATCTCACTCAAAACTAGCTTGTAATAATAATAATTGGTCATTCAAAGAGTTTGTAGAGCAAGTTGGCCCTTTTGTTGCCCATTTACATATTGCAGATTCTGAAGGATTAGATGGGGAAGGTTTACAAATTGCGGAAGGAGAAATAGATTTTCCTGCTTTTGCTGAAGACTTGGATAAAACAGCACCCCATGCTTCTTTAATTCCTGAAATTTGGCAGGGCCACAAAAATGAGGGAGAAGGTTTCTGGATAGCGCTAGAAAGATTAGAAAAATTACTTTAG
- a CDS encoding cytidylyltransferase domain-containing protein: MSLIITIIPARGGSKGIPGKNIRLLSGKPLIAHSILDAQEAQLVDQVYVTTDDPEITTVSLNYGAQVIQRPPEFATDIASSESALLHALIEIEKSGVSPELVIFLQCTSPLRTGLDIDRAIEQLRKENADSLLSVSPTHRFLWHKIDDVAQSINYDYRHRQRRQDINPQYMENGSIYIFKPWILKQLNNRLGGKISLFIMDEEQSHEIDSLHDFDYIEFLFNTQSV; encoded by the coding sequence TTGAGTTTAATTATTACTATAATCCCAGCTCGTGGTGGTTCTAAAGGTATTCCGGGTAAAAATATTCGTTTATTATCGGGTAAACCTCTTATTGCTCATTCCATTCTGGATGCTCAAGAAGCACAATTAGTCGATCAAGTTTATGTAACGACTGATGACCCAGAAATTACTACTGTATCTCTAAACTATGGAGCTCAAGTAATTCAACGTCCCCCAGAATTTGCTACAGATATAGCATCATCGGAATCAGCTCTCCTTCATGCCTTGATAGAAATTGAGAAAAGTGGTGTTAGTCCAGAACTGGTAATCTTTTTGCAGTGTACATCTCCCTTGCGTACTGGTTTAGACATCGATCGAGCCATTGAACAACTAAGAAAAGAAAATGCTGATTCACTACTTTCTGTTTCTCCTACTCATCGGTTTCTTTGGCATAAAATTGATGATGTAGCACAATCAATTAATTATGATTATCGTCACCGTCAACGTCGTCAAGACATAAATCCCCAATACATGGAAAATGGATCAATTTATATCTTTAAACCTTGGATTCTAAAACAACTAAATAATCGATTAGGGGGTAAAATATCATTGTTTATTATGGATGAAGAACAAAGTCATGAAATAGACTCTTTACATGATTTTGACTATATAGAGTTTTTATTTAATACCCAGTCAGTTTAA
- a CDS encoding polysaccharide pyruvyl transferase family protein: MKQIYSMTKSLIPKGLKNQLKKIVFGDPQDQKYWEPKTILPNAEDYYRFSHVAAFTRKGGNAGDILLPVVLRDLFINHGKGINWTSINARHSVTEETVKKINYSQGLIIGGGGLFLRDTNKNDISGWQWACSMEQIKAINVPICVFAVGYNRFRGQEEFDNIFTDNLRTLTEKSVYLGLRNKGSINAILQYLPSELHHKVVFQPCMTTLISKIYPDFFDRGEKSSRDFIALNCAFDRSDLRFGDRKEQLLNDIATGILELTKTTGLPLKYYAHYLKDLEMVEVLKSRNLKFEVCDLSKLSPQQIIEAYKAPALALGMRGHAQMVPFGCQTPILSLVSHDKLQWFLDDIGQSHWSVDLKEDNLPERILAKGTEILNSQSVVLETIKEEQEKLWNISQTNIQRFLEVLEVKN; encoded by the coding sequence ATGAAACAAATATACTCCATGACAAAAAGTTTGATCCCAAAGGGGTTAAAGAATCAGTTAAAAAAAATTGTATTTGGAGATCCTCAAGATCAAAAATACTGGGAACCAAAAACCATACTTCCTAATGCTGAAGATTATTATCGTTTTTCTCATGTGGCGGCATTTACTCGCAAAGGTGGTAATGCAGGAGATATTTTGTTACCTGTAGTTTTAAGAGATTTATTTATTAATCACGGCAAAGGAATAAATTGGACTTCTATTAATGCACGTCATAGTGTAACAGAAGAAACTGTCAAAAAAATCAATTATTCTCAAGGGCTAATTATTGGTGGTGGGGGATTATTTCTTCGAGATACAAACAAAAATGATATTAGTGGTTGGCAGTGGGCTTGTTCAATGGAACAAATAAAAGCCATTAACGTTCCTATCTGTGTTTTTGCAGTCGGTTATAATCGATTTCGAGGACAAGAAGAATTCGATAACATTTTTACTGATAATTTACGGACTTTAACAGAAAAATCTGTTTATTTAGGGCTTCGTAATAAAGGAAGTATAAATGCTATTCTTCAATATTTACCCTCTGAACTTCATCATAAGGTAGTATTTCAGCCTTGCATGACAACTTTAATCTCAAAAATATATCCTGATTTTTTCGATCGTGGAGAAAAATCGTCAAGAGATTTTATTGCCTTAAACTGTGCATTTGACAGATCTGATTTACGATTTGGTGACAGAAAAGAGCAATTACTTAATGATATTGCTACAGGGATTTTAGAGTTAACAAAAACTACAGGACTTCCTCTGAAATACTATGCTCATTATCTCAAAGATTTAGAAATGGTTGAAGTTCTCAAAAGCCGAAACTTAAAATTTGAAGTGTGTGACTTGAGTAAATTATCTCCTCAACAAATTATTGAAGCCTATAAAGCACCAGCTTTAGCTTTAGGAATGCGTGGTCATGCTCAGATGGTACCCTTTGGTTGTCAGACTCCTATTTTATCTCTTGTTTCTCATGATAAATTACAATGGTTTTTAGATGATATTGGTCAATCCCATTGGTCAGTTGATCTCAAAGAAGATAATCTTCCTGAAAGAATTTTAGCCAAAGGAACTGAAATTTTAAATTCACAATCTGTTGTTTTAGAAACCATTAAAGAGGAGCAAGAAAAGCTCTGGAACATTTCTCAGACAAATATACAACGTTTTCTTGAAGTTTTGGAAGTAAAAAATTGA
- a CDS encoding polysaccharide pyruvyl transferase family protein, producing MKITYVSDNRTGSNWGCRATSIALSEILQETYEIQNTIYRDDKFRKVIVGSIFSFIDIGDSIFPPSIAKSLYSGGGGNIIKKILRMIDSFFGIRSDYVGLSPQESAKKLIRYKDKSKILKEIYRKVNESDAIVINGEGDLIFNPNRRTVLFLLMVIELAHLQNVPIFFINAMVSDCPRFGRDEKMVKAAVEALSKCSGIALRDKESVATLHEIAPHLKSTYIPDALFSWTKYCSSENIMQIKYGSAILPYQKDYLWGKYDFSKPYICLGGSSLATKNPKLAIESYGKLAQKLLELGQPVYIVDTGDGQFLAEVSKITKIPLIPIEIPILMGASILSNASLFVSGRYHPSIMASLGGTPCIFLGSNSHKTRSLQEVLNYDSIVEYPAIPTDQDIEKIAQKARQIIDAGKTERDKIQTQVLSLSQESKNIVSFIRDSLAK from the coding sequence ATGAAGATTACTTACGTTAGTGATAACCGAACTGGCTCAAATTGGGGATGTAGGGCGACGAGTATTGCACTGTCGGAAATTCTACAAGAAACATATGAGATTCAAAATACCATTTATCGAGATGACAAATTTAGAAAAGTGATAGTTGGTTCAATTTTTTCTTTCATAGATATTGGAGATTCAATTTTTCCTCCTTCTATTGCCAAAAGTCTTTATTCAGGCGGTGGTGGAAATATTATCAAAAAAATCTTGAGAATGATTGATTCTTTCTTTGGTATTAGATCAGATTATGTGGGATTATCTCCTCAAGAAAGTGCCAAAAAATTAATCCGTTATAAAGATAAATCTAAAATTCTAAAAGAAATTTATCGAAAAGTTAATGAGTCTGATGCGATCGTTATCAACGGAGAAGGAGATTTAATTTTTAATCCCAATAGGAGAACAGTTTTATTCCTCCTAATGGTTATTGAACTTGCCCATTTACAAAACGTACCAATTTTCTTTATCAACGCTATGGTTTCTGACTGTCCGAGATTTGGCCGGGATGAAAAAATGGTAAAAGCCGCAGTAGAAGCTTTGAGCAAGTGTAGTGGTATTGCCCTTAGAGACAAAGAATCTGTGGCGACTCTCCATGAGATTGCACCTCATCTGAAATCTACATATATTCCTGATGCTTTATTTTCATGGACAAAATATTGTTCTTCTGAAAATATAATGCAAATTAAATATGGTAGTGCTATTCTTCCATATCAAAAAGACTATTTATGGGGCAAATATGACTTTTCTAAACCCTACATTTGTCTTGGAGGAAGTTCTTTAGCAACTAAAAATCCTAAATTAGCGATCGAATCCTATGGAAAATTAGCCCAGAAACTATTAGAGTTGGGTCAACCAGTTTATATTGTGGATACTGGAGATGGTCAATTTTTGGCGGAAGTTTCTAAAATTACGAAGATCCCTTTAATTCCTATTGAAATTCCGATTCTTATGGGAGCGTCTATACTATCAAATGCTAGTTTATTTGTATCAGGTCGGTACCATCCATCGATTATGGCTTCATTAGGGGGAACTCCTTGTATTTTCTTAGGTTCTAATTCCCATAAAACTAGAAGTCTTCAAGAAGTCTTAAATTATGACTCGATCGTAGAATATCCTGCAATTCCCACAGATCAAGATATTGAAAAAATAGCACAAAAGGCTAGACAAATTATCGATGCTGGAAAAACAGAAAGAGATAAAATACAAACTCAGGTTTTATCATTATCCCAAGAAAGCAAAAATATCGTTTCCTTTATTCGTGATTCCTTGGCAAAGTAA
- a CDS encoding ABC transporter ATP-binding protein, which produces MPIKKQDQNKNINSSLFKELKDLWNYLGNRRRVQLCLLLVLMLLSSLSEMISLGAIFPFLSAMSNPQGLFKNQQLQFVFSFFKIETPKELVTFLAIGFVIAVIFANILRLITLHFRIRLAAAVGGDVSNEIYHKTLRQPYSFHVNHNSSELMQTVTGDTTALTSAILIPFVAFLNDALLVPALIGTLLLIDGKIAVGTTVVLGGAYIIIYRTRQRLLKRNSKVIAQAGEKKIKVVQEGIGGIRDVLLNHSQDFFEKIYISSERAYKKATATNLIISQSPKFFIEALALSSIALLAMNLGQNGDFSKVIPVLGSLALGAKRLLPALQEAFASLAKMQGSRAALTRVLVALQRPVNSLNQNEFTTPLPLNKEIRLENIWFSYGQETDWVLRDLNMTIAAKTTVGFVGSTGSGKSTTADLILGLLQPQKGKIFIDDIPLEKECLYQWQKNIAHVPQSIFLSDGSIAENIAFGISHDRIDLEQVRKASRLAQIDEFIEGLPAKYDTYVGERGIRLSGGQRQRIGIARALYGNASVIVFDEATSALDNATEREVMAAIESLSHQFTIILIAHRLSTVEKCDCIFELREGKLINQGNYLSLMEKSLSFQNMAKL; this is translated from the coding sequence ATGCCCATAAAGAAACAAGATCAAAATAAAAATATAAATAGTTCTTTATTTAAAGAACTTAAAGATTTGTGGAACTATCTAGGTAATCGTCGTCGGGTTCAACTTTGCTTATTGTTAGTATTGATGCTGTTATCTTCTTTGAGTGAAATGATCAGCTTAGGAGCAATTTTCCCCTTTCTGAGTGCGATGAGTAACCCTCAAGGATTATTTAAAAATCAACAATTACAATTTGTCTTTAGTTTTTTTAAAATAGAAACCCCTAAAGAATTAGTGACATTTTTGGCGATCGGATTTGTTATAGCAGTGATATTCGCTAATATTTTACGTTTAATAACCCTACATTTTCGCATTCGTTTAGCGGCGGCAGTTGGGGGTGATGTCAGTAATGAAATTTATCATAAAACTCTTCGTCAACCTTACAGTTTTCACGTTAACCATAATAGTAGTGAGTTAATGCAAACCGTAACAGGAGATACGACTGCTTTGACTAGTGCGATTCTTATTCCCTTTGTTGCTTTTTTAAATGATGCTTTACTTGTGCCAGCCCTAATCGGAACTTTACTTCTTATTGACGGAAAAATAGCTGTGGGGACTACCGTTGTATTGGGTGGTGCTTACATTATCATTTACCGTACTCGTCAACGTTTACTAAAACGAAATAGTAAAGTTATAGCCCAAGCAGGAGAAAAGAAAATTAAAGTAGTACAAGAGGGGATTGGTGGTATTAGAGATGTGTTGTTGAACCATAGTCAAGATTTTTTTGAGAAAATTTATATAAGTTCAGAACGAGCTTACAAAAAGGCAACTGCTACTAACTTAATAATTTCTCAGTCTCCTAAGTTCTTTATAGAAGCATTAGCTTTATCTTCTATTGCTTTATTGGCAATGAATTTAGGACAAAATGGAGATTTTAGTAAGGTAATCCCAGTGTTAGGAAGTCTTGCTCTCGGTGCCAAAAGACTATTACCTGCTTTACAAGAGGCTTTTGCGTCTTTAGCAAAAATGCAAGGTTCAAGAGCTGCTTTAACAAGGGTTTTAGTGGCTTTACAACGACCAGTTAATTCTTTAAATCAAAATGAATTTACTACTCCTTTACCATTAAATAAAGAAATAAGATTAGAGAATATCTGGTTTAGTTACGGACAAGAAACTGATTGGGTATTACGGGATCTTAATATGACGATCGCCGCTAAAACAACTGTAGGCTTTGTTGGTAGTACTGGAAGTGGTAAAAGCACGACGGCAGATTTAATTTTAGGCCTTTTACAACCTCAAAAAGGAAAAATTTTTATTGATGACATTCCCCTTGAAAAAGAATGTTTATATCAGTGGCAAAAAAACATTGCCCATGTGCCTCAATCTATTTTTCTGAGTGATGGTAGTATTGCTGAAAATATTGCTTTTGGTATTTCTCACGATCGAATTGATTTGGAACAAGTGCGAAAAGCCTCTCGATTAGCTCAGATAGATGAGTTTATTGAAGGTTTACCTGCAAAATATGATACCTATGTAGGGGAAAGAGGTATTAGACTTAGTGGAGGCCAAAGACAAAGGATCGGTATTGCTAGAGCTTTATATGGTAATGCTTCTGTGATTGTTTTTGATGAAGCCACTAGCGCATTAGATAATGCTACGGAGCGTGAGGTAATGGCGGCGATCGAAAGTTTAAGTCATCAGTTCACCATTATTTTGATTGCTCATCGACTAAGTACAGTAGAAAAGTGTGATTGTATTTTTGAATTGAGAGAAGGTAAACTTATTAACCAAGGAAATTACTTATCTTTAATGGAAAAATCTCTCAGTTTCCAGAATATGGCTAAACTATGA
- a CDS encoding nucleoside-diphosphate sugar epimerase/dehydratase → MFTPKYGDLSRYQKRIILSCLDFLVSTFSIFLAFTILYNIGHTLELFALFLPLITGYIVFKVVIFQLFGLYRPVLKYTDLSFLSTISKSVLFTSVIGVFLINLFADRFISESVIIIDGLISIVAVTALRLTIRSVIKSLTILESDSTEKQKLVIYGAGSAGYQLSQSLEQNPEYRLLAFVDDNPEMQGRVLQDVPIYSPHYLESLYKEESFQTIIFAIPNLTIPRRKEIVEHLKALPVQFKTIPTFGELLSNQASLSQIRNINITELLGREEITPYQSLLRVNITDKAVLVTGAGGSIGSEICRQIAQLQPKCLVLFELNELALYTIDMELREQNLNVPIYPYLGNITDKGHFESILKLHRIETIYHAAAYKHVPLVEMNPSIGVYNNVAGTLITARSAIDCGVKNFVLISTDKAVRPTNVMGASKRVAELLIQALAAQNNIGTIFAIVRFGNVLNSSGSVIPRFRKQISEGKAITLTHKDVTRYFISIPEAVSLVIQAGAMAKGGEIFLLDMGNPVRIYDLAVKMIELNGLIPEKDIPINIVGLRPGEKLYEELLIDKNNSNNTQHPQIFYGNEPMLSWEMLETNLENLLYEAKEKNSEEVVKLLKILVPEFNHPLKEVLVS, encoded by the coding sequence TTGTTTACACCTAAATATGGTGATTTATCTCGGTATCAAAAACGAATAATTTTGTCTTGTCTTGATTTTTTAGTATCAACTTTCTCTATATTTTTAGCTTTTACTATCCTCTACAATATTGGGCACACTTTAGAACTATTTGCTCTTTTTCTTCCATTAATAACAGGGTATATAGTTTTTAAAGTTGTAATATTTCAACTATTTGGTTTATATCGTCCTGTTCTCAAATACACAGATTTGAGCTTCCTTTCAACAATTAGTAAATCAGTATTATTTACTTCTGTTATCGGGGTATTCTTAATTAATTTATTTGCCGATCGATTTATTAGTGAATCAGTTATTATCATAGACGGACTAATATCGATTGTTGCGGTTACTGCATTACGTTTAACGATTCGATCTGTTATTAAATCTCTTACCATTCTCGAGTCTGATTCTACAGAAAAACAAAAATTAGTTATTTATGGTGCAGGTTCAGCAGGCTATCAATTATCCCAAAGTTTAGAACAAAATCCAGAGTATCGATTACTGGCTTTTGTTGACGATAATCCAGAAATGCAAGGAAGAGTTCTTCAAGATGTTCCTATTTATAGTCCCCATTATTTAGAATCATTGTATAAAGAAGAATCTTTTCAAACTATTATTTTTGCTATTCCTAATTTAACTATTCCTAGACGTAAAGAAATCGTCGAACACTTAAAAGCATTACCCGTTCAGTTTAAAACAATTCCCACTTTTGGGGAGTTATTATCTAATCAAGCGTCTCTTTCTCAAATCAGAAATATTAACATTACAGAATTATTAGGACGAGAAGAAATTACTCCCTATCAAAGTTTATTAAGGGTAAACATTACGGATAAAGCAGTATTAGTAACCGGAGCAGGAGGCTCGATCGGCTCAGAAATATGTCGTCAAATAGCTCAACTACAACCAAAATGTCTGGTATTGTTTGAATTAAATGAACTGGCTCTTTATACGATCGATATGGAGTTAAGAGAACAAAACTTAAATGTCCCTATTTACCCATACTTAGGTAATATCACAGACAAAGGACATTTTGAAAGTATTTTGAAACTACATAGAATTGAAACGATATATCATGCGGCCGCTTATAAACACGTTCCCTTAGTAGAAATGAATCCTTCGATCGGCGTTTATAATAACGTTGCTGGAACTTTGATTACTGCTCGATCGGCTATTGATTGTGGAGTGAAAAATTTTGTTTTAATTTCTACTGATAAAGCCGTAAGACCAACAAACGTCATGGGTGCGAGTAAAAGAGTTGCAGAACTCTTAATTCAGGCTTTAGCCGCTCAAAATAACATCGGAACAATATTTGCGATCGTTCGTTTTGGAAATGTATTAAACAGTAGTGGATCTGTTATTCCTCGTTTTCGTAAACAAATAAGTGAAGGAAAAGCGATCACACTCACTCATAAAGATGTAACTCGTTATTTTATTTCTATTCCAGAAGCCGTTAGTTTAGTTATTCAAGCTGGTGCTATGGCAAAAGGAGGGGAAATATTTTTACTAGATATGGGGAATCCTGTAAGAATTTATGATTTAGCTGTAAAAATGATAGAGTTAAACGGATTAATACCAGAAAAAGATATTCCCATTAATATAGTAGGTTTAAGACCGGGAGAAAAACTTTATGAAGAATTACTAATAGATAAAAATAATAGTAATAATACTCAGCATCCACAAATATTTTACGGTAATGAACCAATGTTGAGTTGGGAAATGTTAGAAACAAACTTAGAAAATTTATTATATGAAGCTAAAGAAAAAAACTCAGAGGAAGTAGTTAAACTATTAAAAATTTTAGTGCCTGAATTTAATCATCCCTTAAAAGAAGTTCTTGTATCGTAA